The following are encoded in a window of Candidatus Woesearchaeota archaeon genomic DNA:
- a CDS encoding transcription elongation factor Spt5, with protein MSEEKTIEITAKLFALRTTANREDQVMDFVSSNVNKRKLNVYSVIRPHGMRGYIFIEADKKGDAEQAAFNVPYARGILSKEIEYKEIEHMLEQVKREVNIKKHDIAEIISGPSKDEVVVELLEAAVPIPITVKIDAIKVIRRDTHDEESSEKDLTEEFE; from the coding sequence ATGAGTGAAGAAAAAACAATCGAAATTACAGCAAAATTATTTGCTTTACGAACTACTGCTAACCGGGAAGACCAAGTTATGGATTTTGTTTCAAGCAATGTCAATAAACGAAAGCTAAATGTGTATTCAGTAATACGCCCTCATGGTATGCGCGGGTATATTTTCATAGAAGCTGATAAAAAAGGCGATGCTGAGCAGGCTGCTTTTAATGTACCTTATGCTCGAGGAATTTTATCAAAGGAAATTGAGTATAAAGAAATTGAGCACATGCTTGAACAAGTTAAGCGTGAAGTTAATATCAAAAAGCATGATATTGCAGAAATTATTTCAGGGCCATCTAAAGATGAGGTAGTTGTTGAATTGTTGGAAGCAGCAGTTCCAATTCCTATCACGGTTAAAATTGATGCAATCAAGGTTATTCGTCGTGATACGCATGATGAAGAAAGCAGTGAGAAAGATCTTACTGAAGAATTTGAGTAA
- a CDS encoding protein translocase SEC61 complex subunit gamma produces the protein MDETEQKPTLKNKIKNYVVECQRVLRVTKKPSAEEFKVIVKISGLGIALIGLIGFLIQLIEQYLKLL, from the coding sequence ATGGATGAAACTGAACAAAAACCAACCTTAAAAAATAAAATTAAAAATTATGTAGTTGAATGTCAAAGAGTATTGCGGGTAACTAAAAAGCCCTCTGCTGAGGAATTCAAAGTTATCGTTAAAATATCAGGTTTAGGAATTGCGTTAATTGGCTTAATAGGCTTTTTAATACAGCTTATCGAGCAATATTTGAAATTATTATAA
- a CDS encoding FKBP-type peptidyl-prolyl cis-trans isomerase, with the protein MTLFKPIAGSEVASKELVVTRRGNNMVVKNHDFVEIEYTGKVTENGMVFDTTDKAVAEKAGIFSQKMEYGTIIVCVGEKHVLPGLDNDINGKSLSKEYTVKFGPELGFGKKDTKMFQLIATNKFHKEGIKPMPGLQINVDGKVAVVKSVTGGRTLVDFNHPLAGKELSYTYKLLRVVTDVAEKTKALVHMQLGHNVTSEFADNMLTLTSKVDFPVELQNMIKEQIMKLIPELKEIVFKKA; encoded by the coding sequence ATGACTCTATTCAAACCTATAGCTGGTTCTGAAGTAGCATCAAAAGAGCTAGTGGTAACAAGGAGAGGGAATAATATGGTTGTTAAAAATCATGATTTTGTTGAAATTGAATATACCGGCAAAGTAACGGAAAATGGCATGGTTTTTGATACTACTGATAAAGCAGTTGCAGAAAAAGCAGGTATTTTCTCCCAAAAAATGGAATATGGGACAATTATTGTCTGTGTTGGAGAAAAACATGTCCTGCCTGGATTAGACAATGATATTAATGGAAAAAGTTTAAGCAAGGAATATACGGTGAAATTTGGGCCTGAACTTGGTTTTGGCAAAAAAGACACTAAAATGTTTCAACTTATTGCAACCAATAAGTTTCATAAAGAAGGCATTAAACCAATGCCAGGATTGCAGATTAATGTTGATGGAAAAGTAGCTGTGGTCAAATCAGTTACTGGTGGAAGAACATTGGTGGATTTTAACCATCCTTTAGCTGGAAAGGAACTTTCTTATACCTATAAACTCTTAAGAGTAGTCACTGATGTTGCTGAGAAAACAAAAGCTTTAGTTCATATGCAGCTCGGCCACAATGTAACCTCAGAATTTGCAGATAATATGCTTACCTTAACCTCAAAAGTTGATTTTCCTGTTGAACTTCAGAACATGATTAAAGAACAAATAATGAAACTCATTCCTGAATTAAAGGAGATTGTATTTAAGAAAGCATAA
- the ftsZ gene encoding cell division protein FtsZ — MKEKRSDDVGYKKKTADIDAELEKLLAKQRATIKVVGTGGGGNNTINRITEVGISGAETIACNTDAQDLLYTTADKKILLGRELTGGLGAGSVPQIGEESARESEHELRDALQGADMVFITCGLGGGTGTGSAPVIAEVAKKSGALTVGIVTLPFSMEGNRRYENALLGLEKLQASVDTLIVIPNDKLLELAPDLPLHTAFKVADEILTNAVKGIAELVTKAGLVNLDFADIRAVMGNGGVALIGVGESDGPNRAVEAVEKAIHNPLLDADITGANGALINVAGGQDMTLDEARKVVETISNKLDEDARIIWGAQISDDLNGIIKAMLIVTGVKSNQIFGRTTKKTAANPKEKREIEDELGIEYVD, encoded by the coding sequence ATGAAAGAAAAAAGGTCTGATGATGTTGGATATAAAAAAAAGACTGCTGACATAGATGCTGAACTAGAAAAACTTCTTGCTAAACAACGGGCAACTATTAAAGTAGTTGGCACTGGTGGTGGGGGCAATAATACTATTAATCGTATTACTGAAGTAGGCATATCAGGCGCTGAAACAATTGCTTGCAACACTGATGCTCAGGATTTATTATACACTACTGCAGATAAAAAAATTCTGTTAGGAAGGGAGCTGACTGGCGGTCTAGGCGCAGGTTCAGTTCCACAAATTGGTGAAGAATCTGCTCGTGAATCAGAACATGAACTTCGTGATGCTCTTCAAGGCGCAGACATGGTGTTTATCACGTGCGGTTTAGGAGGGGGAACTGGCACAGGATCAGCTCCAGTTATTGCAGAAGTTGCTAAAAAGTCAGGCGCTTTAACCGTGGGCATAGTTACGCTGCCGTTTTCTATGGAAGGAAACAGAAGATATGAAAATGCATTATTAGGTTTAGAAAAATTACAGGCAAGTGTTGATACGTTAATTGTTATTCCTAATGATAAACTGCTGGAATTAGCTCCAGATTTGCCATTGCATACTGCGTTCAAAGTAGCAGATGAAATTTTAACCAATGCTGTTAAGGGAATTGCAGAGCTTGTTACTAAAGCTGGCTTAGTTAATTTGGACTTTGCAGATATCCGCGCTGTTATGGGAAATGGCGGAGTAGCTTTAATTGGTGTAGGTGAATCAGATGGTCCAAATCGAGCAGTTGAAGCAGTTGAAAAAGCAATTCATAATCCGTTGTTGGATGCAGATATCACCGGAGCAAATGGCGCTTTGATTAATGTTGCAGGCGGTCAGGATATGACGCTTGACGAAGCGCGAAAAGTGGTTGAAACTATTTCAAACAAATTAGATGAAGATGCCCGCATTATTTGGGGCGCCCAAATATCAGATGATTTAAATGGCATTATCAAAGCTATGCTTATAGTTACTGGCGTTAAAAGCAATCAGATCTTTGGAAGAACAACGAAGAAAACAGCAGCTAACCCTAAAGAAAAGCGTGAAATCGAGGATGAATTAGGCATAGAATATGTTGATTAA